One Betta splendens chromosome 8, fBetSpl5.4, whole genome shotgun sequence DNA segment encodes these proteins:
- the LOC114860284 gene encoding pleckstrin homology domain-containing family F member 2-like produces the protein MTEQAEVENRKRWRIQAVEHSFGPSGRPLYQPGRTLLREGALRKQSRRRVQMKVFFLFNDVLVYGTVILHGRWHQNQNIVPLEDVLLEDVEDLEQIRNQWLIRTPRKSFFVSAESLEEKRAWMQHIEQCKADLLQSGGLQAGANFAVSWIPDQTSYKCMRCLKKFSVSRRRHHCRRCGFLVCNNCSRPRELIEHIHPTKRVRVCSLCHIRKEDSNPRLRGDSTGTNSSEDEDSAESSDEEEEEEEATMQDHVPSSWLDFRMGTWGHRTSSYLSPQTLS, from the exons ATGACAGAACAGGCGGAGGTTGAGAACAGGAAGCGCTGGCGCATCCAGGCCGTGGAGCACTCCTTTGGACCCTCAGGGCGGCCCCTGTACCAGCCGGGCCGGACCCTGCTGCGAGAGGGGGCGCTGAGGAAGCAGAGTCGCCGGAGGGTCCAGATGAaggtcttcttcctcttcaatGATGTGCTGGTGTACGGCACCGTCATCCTGCACGGCCGctggcaccagaaccagaacatcgTCCCTCTGG AGGACGTTCTGCTGGAGGACGTGGAGGACCTGGAGCAAATAAGGAACCAGTGGCTGATCCGAACCCCACGCAAGTCCTTCTTCGTGTCGGCCGAGTcgctggaggagaagcgggCCTGGATGCAGCACATCGAGCAGTGCAAAGCCGACCTGCTGCAGAGCGGCGGCCTCCAAGCTGGCGCCAACTTCGCAGTGTCCTGGATTCCAGACCAGACCTCCTACAAATGCATGCGCTGCCTCAAGAAGTTCAGCGTGAGCCGGCGCCGCCACCACTGCAGGAGATGCGGATTCTTGGTGTGTAACAACTGCTCCAGGCCGCGAGAACTGATCGAGCACATTCACCCCACCAAGCGTGTGAGGGTGTGCAGCCTGTGCCACATCAGGAAGGAGGACAGCAACCCTCGCCTGAGGGGAGACAGCACCGGAACCAACAGCTCGGAGGACGAGGACTCCGCGGAGTccagtgatgaagaggaggaagaggaggaggccaccATGCAGGACCATGTTCCCAGCAGCTGGCTGGACTTCAGGATGGGAACCTGGGGCCACAGGACCAGCTCCTACCTGAGCCCACAGACACTGAGTTAG
- the LOC114860171 gene encoding WW domain-binding protein 11, whose translation MGRRSTSSTKSGKFMNPTDQARKEARKRELKKNKKQRMMVRAAVLKMKDPRQIIRDMEKLDEMEFNPVQQPLLNEKVLRDKRKKLRETFERIVRLYERENPETYKELRKLELDYETKRGQLALYFDSVKNAESVEVDSIPLPDMPHAPSNIHIQDIPLPGAQPPSILKKTSTFGKGTLSTSSGPMLASLPAVPRLPPGKKPPGPPPGPPPPQVLALYGIPSRRGYGTDAEPSIPGLDKDSAMDLGRDRGSGSESDNDRNDLDDDDDSDSEEDSEDERDRGRDGDQRMSLDRQDDDRERQEERNERHSGRSVRFADMPAEAPREGKRKKKRLVKKTKAITPLQAMMLRMAGQSVPEEEEEEEVEEEYTDESDVSDSEDVPTLGDNQPPLMPNQRLPPPPGPVGQQGPPHLQGPPMTGPPPLGPPPAPPMRPPGPPSGPPPGPPPGAPPFLRPPGMPGAIRGPMPRLLPPGPPPGRPPGPPPGPPPGLPPGPPPRGPPPRLQPPAPPGMPPPPPRAGGPPRPLAPPLSLFPPPLSTNVLSAPPSIVQRQKAQGPGQDGPQNMPPPAMPMRPGVLQMPPPPGTAAAGSNPAGHHHTATIEKRANLTSVAGAAGSLAAGAGSGGATISAKPQIINPKAEVTRFVPTALRVRRDKGGVMPGAAAGPLEKAGLGVGGRRGDDGMGVGHGQKQQAAAQMGFVNPGQMGAVTQPSMKTKDQVYEAFMREMEGLL comes from the exons ATGGGGCGGCGATCAACCTCTTCCACCAAGAGTGGGAAGTTCATGAACCCCACCGACCAAGCCA GAAAGGAGGCGAGGAAAAGGGAGCTGAAAA AGAACAAGAAGCAAAGAATGATGGTGAGAGCTGCAGTGTTGAAGATGAAGGACCCCAGACAGATCATCAGAGATATGGAGAAGCTGGATGAGATGG AGTTCAACCCCGTGCAGCAGCCCCTCCTGAATGAGAAGGTGTTGAGGGACAAGAGGAAGAAGCTGCGGGAGACATTTGAGCGCATTGTCCGTCTTTATGAGAGAGAGAATCCTGAGACATACAAAGAGCTACGCAAATTGGAACTAGACTATGAGACCAAACGAGGACAACTGGCTCTCTATTTCGACTCTGTCAAG aaTGCAGAGTCCGTTGAGGTTGACAGTATCCCTTTGCCGGATATGCCCCATGCCCCCTCCAATATTCACATCCAGGACATCCCATTGCCAGGAGCTCAACCTCCCTCTATCCTGAAGAAAACCTCCACTTTtgg TAAAGGAACTCTGTCGACATCCTCTGGACCAATGTTGGCATCATTACCCGCTGTCCCACGTTTACCTCCTGGAAAGAAGCCCCCTGGTCCCCCACCtgggcctccacctccacaggtCCTGGCACTGTATGGCATTCCTTCTCGACGAGGTTATGGCACAGACGCAG AGCCTTCAATTCCTGGTTTAGATAAGGACTCTGCCATGGATTTGGGAAGAGATCGAGGCAGTGGCAGTGAGAGCGACAATGATCGGAATGACttggatgatgacgatgatagTGATTCCGAAGAGGACAGTGAGGACGAGCGGGACAGAGGTCGAGACGGTGATCAGCGAATGAGTTTGGACAGACAGGATGATGACAGGGAAAGACAAGAGGAAAGAAATGAGAGACATTCTG GTCGCAGTGTCCGTTTTGCTGATATGCCTGCTGAGGCACCTCGTgaggggaagaggaagaagaaaaggttGGTGAAGAAGACCAAGGCCATCACCCCCCTGCAGGCCATGATGTTAAGGATGGCGG GTCAGTCGGTtcctgaagaggaggaggaagaagaggtaGAGGAGGAGTACACAGATGAATCTGATGTCTCAGACAGTGAGGACGTGCCAACGTTAGGGGACAACCAGCCCCCACTTATGCCTAATCAGCGTCTACCCCCTCCTCCTGGGCCAGTGGGACAGCAAGGACCTCCGCACTTGCAAGGCCCACCAATGACTGGGCCTCCACCACTCGGTcccccaccagctcctccaaTGCGACCTCCTGGTCCCCCCTCCGGTCCGCCTCCTGGCCCCCCACCAG GTGCTCCCCCGTTCTTGAGGCCTCCGGGTATGCCTGGAGCTATTAGGGGTCCAATGCCTCGTCTTCTGCCTCCTGGACCTCCACCAGGTCGACCCCCTGGCCCCCCACCAGGCCCCCCTCCCGGCCTCCCACCGGGTCCCCCACCACGAGGACCCCCACCCAGACTTCAGCCCCCTGCACCACCAG gtatGCCACCACCTCCCCCAAGGGCCGGAGGACCTCCACGTCCTCTTGCCCCACCACTCTCCCTCTTCCCACCGCCTCTCAGTACCAATGTGCTCAGTGCTCCTCCCAGCATTGTCCAGCGTCAAAAAGCCCAAGGTCCTGGCCAGGATGGTCCACAGAACATGCCCCCTCCTGCTATGCCTATGCGACCAGGTGTCTTGCAGATGCCCCCTCCTCCagggacagcagctgcaggctccAATCCTGCTGGCCACCATCATACAGCCACCATTGAAAAGCGAGCCAACCTTACCTCTGTCGCAGGCGCTGCAGGCAGCCTGGCTGCCGGTGCAGGCTCTGGTGGGGCCACAATCTCTGCCAAACCCCAGATTATTAATCCTAAAGCTGAGGTCACCCGATTTGTGCCCACAGCACTAAGGGTGCGTAGGGACAAGGGCGGCGTAATGCCTGGGGCTGCAGCTGGGCCTCTGGAGAAAGCAGGGCTCGGTgttggaggaaggaggggagacGATGGCATGGGAGTTGGTCATGGGCAGaaacagcaggcagcagctcagatgGGTTTTGTCAACCCAGGCCAGATGGGTGCTGTGACCCAGCCCAGCATGAAGACTAAGGACCAGGTGTACGAAGCCTTCatgagggagatggagggacTCCTTTGA
- the ddx47 gene encoding probable ATP-dependent RNA helicase DDX47 gives MADEQESVKPDEVDSSEGEEENSHGNGDGNEEVTKTFKDLGVTEVLCDACDQLGWKSPTKIQIEAIPVALQGKDVIGLAETGSGKTGAFALPILQSLLASPQRLHTLVLTPTRELAFQISEQFEALGSSIGVKCAVIVGGIDMMSQSLVLAKKPHIVIATPGRLIDHLENTKGFGLRAVKFLVMDEADRILNMDFETEVDKILKVIPRERRTFLFSATMTKKVQKLQRAALKDPVKCAVSTKYTTVDKLQQYYIFIPSKYKDCYLVSILNELAGNSFMIFCGTCSGAQRVALLLRNLGITAIPLHGQMSQNKRLGALNKFKSKSRSVLLATDVASRGLDIPHVDCVINYDIPTHSKDYIHRVGRTARAGRSGKSITFVTQYDVELFQRIETLIGKKLPAFPTQEEEVMMLVERVSEAQRFAKLEMKEQGEKRKRPKRGDGDEDDTEQASGVRKKVKGGGGAVRMRGGGAWRGGRR, from the exons ATGGCGGACGAACAGGAGAGTGTGAAGCCCGACGAAGTCGACAGTTCTGAAGGtgaagaggagaacagtcacggTAACGGCGATGGAAATGAAGAGGTAACGAAGACCTTCAAGGATTTG GGTGTTACTGAGGTTCTGTGTGACGCTTGTGATCAGCTGGGATGGAAGAGCCCGACAAAGATTCAGATAGAAGCTATACCAGTAGCTCTGCAAG GAAAGGACGTCATCGGCCTGGCAGAGACGGGTTCGGGAAAGACTGGTGCCTTTGCTCTGCCTATTCTCCAGTCGCTGCTGGCCTCCCCCCAGCGGCTTCACACCCTCGTCCTCACCCCCACCAGGGAGCTGGCATTTCAGATCTCAGAGCAGTTTGAGGCTCTAGGCTCCAGCATTGGTGTGAAGTGTG CTGTTATAGTGGGAGGAATCGATATGATGTCCCAGTCTTTGGTGTTGGCTAAAAAACCTCACATTGTTATTG CGACACCTGGTCGGCTCATAGACCATCTGGAGAACACCAAGGGCTTCGGCCTACGAGCTGTGAAGTTCCTGGTCATGGATGAAGCAGACAGGATCCTCAACATGGACTTTGAGACTGAG GTGGACAAAATCTTGAAGGTGATTCCCAGAGAGAGACGCACATTCTTGTTCTCTGCCACTATGACCAAAAAG GTCCAGAAATTACAGAGAGCTGCTCTGAAAGACCCTGTGAAATGTGCCGTTTCCACCAAATATACCACAGTAGACAAGCTGCAGCAGTACTACATCTTCATTCCATCAAAGTACAAG GACTGTTACCTGGTGTCCATCCTCAACGAGCTGGCCGGGAACTCCTTTATGATTTTCTGCGGTACGTGTAGCGGCGCCCAGCGGGTGGCACTGTTGTTGAGGAACCTCGGCATCACTGCTATCCCTCTGCATGGACAGATGAGTCAG AATAAACGTCTTGGAGCGCTTAACAAGTTCAAATCCAAGTCTCGCTCTGTGTTGTTGGCAACCGATGTGGCATCCAGAGGACTGGATATTCCTCATGTGGACTGCGTCATCAATTATGACATCCCCACTCACTCCAAG GATTACATCCACAGAGTTGGACGAACAGCCAGAGCCGGGCGGTCTGGGAAGTCGATCACATTTGTCACTCA ATATGACGTGGAACTTTTCCAGCGGATCGAAACTCTAATTGGAAAGAAACTGCCTGCCTTCCctacacaggaggaggaggtgatgatgctggtggagagagtgagtgaggcGCAGAGATTTGCCAAGCTG GAAATGAAGGagcagggagagaaaaggaaaaggccCAAAAGAGGAGATGGGGATGAGGACGACACCGAGCAAGCGAGCGGCGTGAGGAAGAAAgtgaaaggaggaggtggagccgtGAGGATGAGGGGTGGAGGAGCTTGGAGAGGAGGCCGACGCTGA